From the genome of Sulfurovum sp. NBC37-1, one region includes:
- the waaA gene encoding lipid IV(A) 3-deoxy-D-manno-octulosonic acid transferase, giving the protein MNSLFFFFYTLILSVVYLIALPFLFFYSFKPKYQRSIPARFFLWKNKPFKPNGVWFHSCSFGEAKAIKPLVDALPEESLRMSTTTQTGFDAIRDYTQESRYLPFEPLLFFWMKPQKALVVMEAEFWYLLFALAKRKGAKTLLINARMSDRSFPKYQKMAWLYRQIFKHIDEVYAQTSQDKERLESLGANNVTVTGNIKLSKLPSPTKQLKKPEGLLLCGASTHEGEEALVLAAYHALKKQEGSVRLLLVPRHPERFDKVTQMAEAFTEAHGLSMQRYSQNEAIESDIVVVDMLGELVNLYAISDIVILGGAFEPIGGHNASEAAQFRCKIISGKYYFNQKDIFEAVEGIAVVEASNLSKRLLQHALLKPAKIKVRTDITPILKSIETALER; this is encoded by the coding sequence TTGAATTCTCTATTTTTTTTCTTTTATACTTTAATCCTCTCTGTAGTTTATCTTATAGCACTTCCTTTTTTATTCTTTTATTCTTTTAAACCTAAATACCAACGATCCATTCCCGCACGATTCTTTCTATGGAAAAATAAACCTTTCAAACCAAATGGTGTCTGGTTCCACTCATGTTCTTTCGGGGAAGCCAAAGCGATCAAACCGCTTGTGGATGCATTGCCCGAAGAATCTTTACGTATGAGTACGACCACCCAGACGGGTTTTGATGCTATACGCGACTATACTCAAGAAAGCAGGTATCTTCCCTTTGAACCGCTGCTCTTTTTCTGGATGAAGCCCCAGAAGGCACTGGTGGTCATGGAAGCGGAGTTCTGGTATCTTCTTTTTGCCCTTGCAAAGCGAAAAGGAGCCAAAACACTGCTCATCAATGCGCGCATGAGTGATCGCTCTTTTCCCAAATATCAAAAGATGGCATGGCTTTACAGGCAGATATTCAAACATATCGATGAAGTCTATGCGCAGACCTCCCAGGACAAGGAACGCCTTGAGTCACTGGGGGCCAACAATGTAACGGTCACGGGAAATATTAAACTCTCGAAGCTTCCTTCCCCTACAAAGCAGTTGAAAAAACCAGAGGGTCTGCTTCTGTGCGGGGCAAGTACGCATGAAGGTGAAGAAGCACTGGTCCTTGCAGCGTATCATGCATTAAAAAAACAGGAAGGAAGTGTAAGGCTGCTTCTTGTACCGAGGCATCCCGAGCGTTTTGATAAAGTAACACAGATGGCTGAAGCCTTTACCGAAGCACATGGCCTGAGTATGCAGAGGTATTCTCAGAATGAAGCAATAGAGAGTGATATCGTAGTCGTAGATATGTTGGGAGAACTGGTCAACCTCTATGCAATCTCCGATATAGTCATACTTGGAGGAGCTTTTGAACCCATAGGCGGGCACAATGCGAGCGAAGCGGCGCAGTTCAGATGTAAGATCATTTCAGGGAAATATTATTTTAACCAAAAAGATATTTTTGAAGCGGTGGAAGGCATTGCTGTTGTAGAAGCTTCGAATCTCTCCAAGCGGCTGTTGCAACATGCACTCCTAAAACCTGCAAAGATCAAAGTACGTACAGATATCACACCTATACTTAAAAGTATTGAAACTGCATTGGAAAGATAA
- a CDS encoding glycine zipper domain-containing protein, protein MKKLHMAILTVAGASMIAMTGCASTGTSKTTDGALIGAAGGALVGQAIGHNTGSTLAGAAIGGLAGAAIGNNEEKKDRRYYRDERGYTYYIGSDGRRYYQ, encoded by the coding sequence ATGAAAAAATTACATATGGCAATACTGACGGTAGCCGGAGCATCTATGATCGCAATGACAGGTTGTGCTTCGACAGGGACAAGTAAAACGACAGATGGTGCATTGATCGGTGCAGCTGGCGGTGCATTGGTAGGACAAGCGATCGGACATAATACCGGTTCAACGCTTGCAGGTGCTGCCATAGGTGGACTTGCGGGTGCAGCTATCGGTAACAACGAAGAGAAGAAAGACAGAAGATACTACAGAGATGAGCGTGGATATACCTACTACATCGGCAGTGACGGAAGACGCTACTACCAGTAA